The following proteins are co-located in the Primulina tabacum isolate GXHZ01 chromosome 11, ASM2559414v2, whole genome shotgun sequence genome:
- the LOC142518357 gene encoding putative galacturonosyltransferase 15 isoform X2, whose amino-acid sequence MESSNRVPVTFKDLVEDMASNKQDVKAFAFKTRAVIEKMEHTVKTAKWQESVYWHLAAHGVPDSMHCLSLKLTEEYAINAVARSRLPLPRYVYRLTDTSFQHVVLLTDNVLAASVVISSTIKTSINPKNLVFHVITDKKTYTSMHAWFALNTIDSAVVEVKGLHQYEWSHDVNVGIKEVFEIHRQIMKYNLRNLKKGGFDNKEDYDYKLGVLIPSSFSLLNYLRIYLPELFPDLDKVVLLDDDIVAQHDLSSVWDLDLNEKVVGAVVDSWCGHDCCPGRKYKDYFNFTDPIIISNLDPDHCGWQYGMTIFDLKKWRKTNITAVYHQWLKHNLNSGFVLWHTGALPPALIAFKNHVHRIDSSWQLAGLGHRFHQVDKQMSEAAAVVHFSGPAKPWLKIASPEVRDLWTRHLNFSIECIRSCGIAG is encoded by the exons ATTGAGAAGATGGAACACACGGTTAAAACAGCTAAATGGCAGGAATCCGTTTACTGGCATTTAGCTGCTCATGGAGTACCCGACAGCATGCACTGTCTTTCTCTTAAGTTGACCGAAGAGTACGCCATAAATGCAGTGGCTCGTTCTCGTTTACCTTTGCCTCGATATGTTTACCGCCTCACCGATACTTCATTTCAACATGTTGTTCTTCTAACCGACAATGTCCTGGCTGCATCTGTTGTAATCTCCTCTACCATTAAAACTTCGATCAATCCCAAAAACTTGGTATTTCATGTGATCACTGATAAGAAAACATACACTTCAATGCATGCATGGTTTGCATTGAACACGATAGATTCTGCAGTCGTTGAAGTCAAGGGCTTGCATCAATACGAGTGGTCTCATGATGTAAATGTCGGAATTAAGGAGGTGTTCGAAATTCATCGCCAGATCATGAAGTACAATTTGAGAAATCTAAAGAAGGGAGGCTTTGATAACAAGGAAGATTATGATTACAAACTAGGTGTCCTAATCCCCAGCAGCTTTTCACTTTTGAATTACCTCCGTATTTATCTCCCTGAG CTGTTCCCAGATCTTGACAAGGTAGTGTTATTGGATGATGATATTGTTGCACAACATGACTTATCATCTGTCTGGGACTTGGACCTCAATGAAAAGGTTGTAGGTGCAGTTGTAGATTCATGGTGCGGACATGACTGTTGTCCAGGAAGAAAATACAAGGATTACTTCAATTTTACAGATCCAATCATAATATCTAACTTGGATCCTGATCATTGTGGATGGCAATACGGGATGACTATCTTTGACCTCAAAAAATGGAGGAAGACTAACATCACTGCAGTATATCACCAATGGCTCAAACAT AACCTAAATTCTGGTTTTGTACTATGGCATACCGGAGCACTTCCTCCGGCCTTGATTGCTTTCAAAAACCATGTGCATCGCATTGATTCTTCATGGCAACTGGCTGGTTTGGGTCATCGTTTCCACCAAGTTGATAAACAGATGTCAGAAGCTGCGGCAGTTGTACACTTTAGCGGGCCAGCAAAGCCGTGGCTAAAAATTGCGTCCCCTGAGGTAAGAGACCTTTGGACTAGGCATCTAAATTTCTCGATCGAATGTATAAGAAGCTGTGGCATAGCGGGCTAA
- the LOC142517938 gene encoding HVA22-like protein f isoform X2 codes for MLLYPLYASVRAIESPSTLDDQQWLTYWVLYSFMTLFELSCWKILEWIPIWPYTKLLFCLWLVLPVFNGAAYIYENFVRKYVNIGSVISNYPEGQRKVLLMMSPDARKSVESYIEKYGPEAFERVIKAAEKEARKH; via the exons ATGCTGCTTTATCCCCT atatgcatCCGTGAGAGCAATTGAGAGCCCTTCAACACTAGATGATCAGCAGTGGTTGACATACTGGGTCCTGTACTCTTTCATGACGTTGTTCGAGCTTTCTTGCTGGAAGATACTTGAATG GATTCCGATATGGCCATATACGAAGCTGTTATTTTGTTTGTGGCTGGTGCTGCCAGTTTTCAATGGTGCAGCTTATATATATGAGAATTTTGTGAGGAAGTATGTGAATATCGGGAGTGTCATCTCAAATTATCCCGAGGGACAGAGGAAGGTTCTACTGATGATGAGTCCTGATGCAAGAAAGTCTGTTGAAAGTTACATCGAGAAATACGGGCCAGAAGCCTTTGAGAGAGTAATCAAAGCG GCTGAGAAAGAAGCAAGGAAACACTGA
- the LOC142518356 gene encoding zinc finger BED domain-containing protein RICESLEEPER 1-like isoform X1 produces MFLFQSFSEPKEEEYHLKQMDGPDEAVVVNSSRLKSVVWNDFDRVKRGETYMAVCRHCKRILSGSSTSGTSHLRNHLTRCHKRSNHDITQFLTRGKRKQSNLALTKYNSVQIKNEMVTVASNTCEQGLKSGNMSMGSFNVDQRKSQTDLARMIIMHGYPLSMVEDIGFKTFVRNLQPLFDLVTVDKVQADCMEIYRKEKHRIYEELDKLPGKVSLSAERWTSNGDTAYLSLIAHFIDDSWELKKRVLNFLAIDPFQAEDLLSEVIMTNLRNWDIDRKLFSLTVDNCSTYDRIVYRIRDQLSQRKLLVCEGQLFDVRCAANTVKLLVQDVLGTSREISDKVREAIRFVQNSQATREKFEEIVRLVGANCQQLLSLDNPFRWNSTYSMLETALEYKEALSQLQEHDPSFSIFPSCLDWDRLRAITSILKFFHEVSNVFAGGKHSTANSYFAEICDIHLQLIEWCQKSDDFVSSLALKLKTKFDEYWKKCSLIMAIAAILDPRFKMKLVEYYYPQIYGDTALDCIDIVSNCIKALYNGLANYNPLAAHGQCSNSETSGSAVKDRLTGFDRFLHENSVNQNIKSDLDKYLEEPLFPRSVDFSILNWWKVHEPRYPVLSMMARNILGIPISKVSHESLFDFRDRALNHCWNSLKPDSLQAMLCSQDWMQYGFEVTESKSLPTPTFVLRYDAN; encoded by the exons ATGTTCCTCTTTCAGA GTTTTTCAGAGCCTAAGGAGGAGGAATATCATTTAAAGCAAATGGATGGCCCTGATGAAGCTGTCGTTGTTAACTCTAGTAGATTGAAATCTGTTGTCTGGAATGATTTTGATAGAGTTAAAAGAGGTGAAACATACATGGCCGTCTGTCGGCACTGTAAAAGAATACTTAGCGGGTCAAGTACCAGTGGAACATCTCATTTGAGAAATCATTTAACTAGGTGCCATAAAAGATCAAACCACGACATTACTCAATTCTTGACAAGGGGCAAGAGAAAGCAAAGCAACCTTGCCCTTACCAAGTACAACTCAGTTCAAATAAAGAATGAGATGGTAACTGTTGCAAGTAATACTTGTGAACAAGGGCTAAAAAGTGGAAATATGAGCATGGGGAGTTTCAATGTTGATCAGAGGAAGAGTCAGACAGATCTTGCACGCATGATCATTATGCATGGTTATCCATTGAGCATGGTTGAGGATATAGGCTTCAAGACATTTGTTCGAAATCTTCAGCCCTTGTTTGATCTTGTGACTGTTGATAAAGTTCAGGCTGACTGTATGGAGATCTATAGAAAAGAGAAACATAGAATATACGAGGAGCTTGATAAACTGCCTGGGAAAGTCAGCCTTAGTGCTGAGAGATGGACTTCTAATGGAGATACAGCGTATCTGAGTTTGATTGCACATTTTATCGATGATTCTTGGGAACTAAAGAAGAGGGTTTTGAACTTTTTAGCCATTGATCCCTTTCAAGCTGAAGACTTGCTTTCGGAAGTAATCATGACAAATCTTAGGAACTGGGATATTGATAGAAAGTTGTTCTCATTGACAGTTGATAACTGTTCCACCTATGACAGGATTGTGTATAGAATCAGAGACCAACTCAGCCAGCGCAAGTTACTGGTATGTGAGGGCCAATTATTTGATGTACGCTGCGCAGCAAATACCGTCAAGTTGTTAGTCCAAGATGTCCTCGGAACATCACGAGAGATCAGTGACAAAGTTCGTGAAGCTATACGGTTTGTTCAAAATTCACAAGCCACTAGAGAAAAGTTTGAAGAGATAGTTCGATTAGTTGGGGCTAATTGCCAGCAACTCTTATCACTTGATAACCCATTTCGATGGAACTCAACATATTCAATGCTTGAAACTGCTTTAGAGTACAAAGAAGCACTCTCTCAATTGCAAGAACATGACCCTAGCTTCTCAATATTCCCATCTTGTTTAGATTGGGACAGACTGCGAGCTATCACTAGTATCTTGAAGTTCTTTCATGAAGTTTCCAATGTCTTTGCGGGAGGCAAGCATTCCACTGCTAATTCATACTTTGCTGAGATTTGTGACATTCATCTACAGCTGATTGAGTGGTGCCAGAAGTCAGATGATTTCGTTAGCAGTTTAGCATTGAAATTGAAAACGAAATTTGACGAATATTGGAAAAAATGCAGCTTGATTATGGCCATTGCAGCCATCTTAGATCCcagattcaaaatgaaattaGTGGAGTACTACTATCCGCAAATTTATGGTGATACTGCTCTAGATTGCATAGATATTGTTTCAAATTGTATCAAAGCTTTGTACAATGGTCTTGCTAACTACAACCCATTAGCGGCTCATGGTCAATGTTCAAATTCGGAAACGAGTGGTAGTGCTGTTAAGGATAGGCTTACTGGCTTTGACCGATTCCTGCACGAAAATTCTGTTaaccaaaacataaaatctgaCCTAGACAAGTATTTGGAGGAACCCCTGTTCCCACGAAGTGTTGATTTCAGTATATTGAATTGGTGGAAGGTTCACGAACCAAGATATCCTGTGCTGTCAATGATGGCACGCAACATTTTAGGGATTCCAATATCGAAAGTATCCCATGAGTCTCTATTTGATTTTCGAGATAGGGCCCTTAATCACTGCTGGAATTCACTCAAGCCAGATAGTTTGCAAGCTATGCTGTGTTCCCAGGATTGGATGCAGTATGGATTTGAAG TGACAGAGTCGAAATCTCTCCCGACCCCTACCTTTGTGTTGCGCTACGATGCAAACTAA
- the LOC142518356 gene encoding zinc finger BED domain-containing protein RICESLEEPER 1-like isoform X2 produces MDGPDEAVVVNSSRLKSVVWNDFDRVKRGETYMAVCRHCKRILSGSSTSGTSHLRNHLTRCHKRSNHDITQFLTRGKRKQSNLALTKYNSVQIKNEMVTVASNTCEQGLKSGNMSMGSFNVDQRKSQTDLARMIIMHGYPLSMVEDIGFKTFVRNLQPLFDLVTVDKVQADCMEIYRKEKHRIYEELDKLPGKVSLSAERWTSNGDTAYLSLIAHFIDDSWELKKRVLNFLAIDPFQAEDLLSEVIMTNLRNWDIDRKLFSLTVDNCSTYDRIVYRIRDQLSQRKLLVCEGQLFDVRCAANTVKLLVQDVLGTSREISDKVREAIRFVQNSQATREKFEEIVRLVGANCQQLLSLDNPFRWNSTYSMLETALEYKEALSQLQEHDPSFSIFPSCLDWDRLRAITSILKFFHEVSNVFAGGKHSTANSYFAEICDIHLQLIEWCQKSDDFVSSLALKLKTKFDEYWKKCSLIMAIAAILDPRFKMKLVEYYYPQIYGDTALDCIDIVSNCIKALYNGLANYNPLAAHGQCSNSETSGSAVKDRLTGFDRFLHENSVNQNIKSDLDKYLEEPLFPRSVDFSILNWWKVHEPRYPVLSMMARNILGIPISKVSHESLFDFRDRALNHCWNSLKPDSLQAMLCSQDWMQYGFEVTESKSLPTPTFVLRYDAN; encoded by the exons ATGGATGGCCCTGATGAAGCTGTCGTTGTTAACTCTAGTAGATTGAAATCTGTTGTCTGGAATGATTTTGATAGAGTTAAAAGAGGTGAAACATACATGGCCGTCTGTCGGCACTGTAAAAGAATACTTAGCGGGTCAAGTACCAGTGGAACATCTCATTTGAGAAATCATTTAACTAGGTGCCATAAAAGATCAAACCACGACATTACTCAATTCTTGACAAGGGGCAAGAGAAAGCAAAGCAACCTTGCCCTTACCAAGTACAACTCAGTTCAAATAAAGAATGAGATGGTAACTGTTGCAAGTAATACTTGTGAACAAGGGCTAAAAAGTGGAAATATGAGCATGGGGAGTTTCAATGTTGATCAGAGGAAGAGTCAGACAGATCTTGCACGCATGATCATTATGCATGGTTATCCATTGAGCATGGTTGAGGATATAGGCTTCAAGACATTTGTTCGAAATCTTCAGCCCTTGTTTGATCTTGTGACTGTTGATAAAGTTCAGGCTGACTGTATGGAGATCTATAGAAAAGAGAAACATAGAATATACGAGGAGCTTGATAAACTGCCTGGGAAAGTCAGCCTTAGTGCTGAGAGATGGACTTCTAATGGAGATACAGCGTATCTGAGTTTGATTGCACATTTTATCGATGATTCTTGGGAACTAAAGAAGAGGGTTTTGAACTTTTTAGCCATTGATCCCTTTCAAGCTGAAGACTTGCTTTCGGAAGTAATCATGACAAATCTTAGGAACTGGGATATTGATAGAAAGTTGTTCTCATTGACAGTTGATAACTGTTCCACCTATGACAGGATTGTGTATAGAATCAGAGACCAACTCAGCCAGCGCAAGTTACTGGTATGTGAGGGCCAATTATTTGATGTACGCTGCGCAGCAAATACCGTCAAGTTGTTAGTCCAAGATGTCCTCGGAACATCACGAGAGATCAGTGACAAAGTTCGTGAAGCTATACGGTTTGTTCAAAATTCACAAGCCACTAGAGAAAAGTTTGAAGAGATAGTTCGATTAGTTGGGGCTAATTGCCAGCAACTCTTATCACTTGATAACCCATTTCGATGGAACTCAACATATTCAATGCTTGAAACTGCTTTAGAGTACAAAGAAGCACTCTCTCAATTGCAAGAACATGACCCTAGCTTCTCAATATTCCCATCTTGTTTAGATTGGGACAGACTGCGAGCTATCACTAGTATCTTGAAGTTCTTTCATGAAGTTTCCAATGTCTTTGCGGGAGGCAAGCATTCCACTGCTAATTCATACTTTGCTGAGATTTGTGACATTCATCTACAGCTGATTGAGTGGTGCCAGAAGTCAGATGATTTCGTTAGCAGTTTAGCATTGAAATTGAAAACGAAATTTGACGAATATTGGAAAAAATGCAGCTTGATTATGGCCATTGCAGCCATCTTAGATCCcagattcaaaatgaaattaGTGGAGTACTACTATCCGCAAATTTATGGTGATACTGCTCTAGATTGCATAGATATTGTTTCAAATTGTATCAAAGCTTTGTACAATGGTCTTGCTAACTACAACCCATTAGCGGCTCATGGTCAATGTTCAAATTCGGAAACGAGTGGTAGTGCTGTTAAGGATAGGCTTACTGGCTTTGACCGATTCCTGCACGAAAATTCTGTTaaccaaaacataaaatctgaCCTAGACAAGTATTTGGAGGAACCCCTGTTCCCACGAAGTGTTGATTTCAGTATATTGAATTGGTGGAAGGTTCACGAACCAAGATATCCTGTGCTGTCAATGATGGCACGCAACATTTTAGGGATTCCAATATCGAAAGTATCCCATGAGTCTCTATTTGATTTTCGAGATAGGGCCCTTAATCACTGCTGGAATTCACTCAAGCCAGATAGTTTGCAAGCTATGCTGTGTTCCCAGGATTGGATGCAGTATGGATTTGAAG TGACAGAGTCGAAATCTCTCCCGACCCCTACCTTTGTGTTGCGCTACGATGCAAACTAA
- the LOC142517938 gene encoding HVA22-like protein f isoform X1, protein MGFLGTIARNLDTLAGPGVMLLYPLYASVRAIESPSTLDDQQWLTYWVLYSFMTLFELSCWKILEWIPIWPYTKLLFCLWLVLPVFNGAAYIYENFVRKYVNIGSVISNYPEGQRKVLLMMSPDARKSVESYIEKYGPEAFERVIKAAEKEARKH, encoded by the exons ATGGGTTTTCTCGGGACAATCGCAAGGAATTTGGATACACTTGCTGG ACCTGGAGTGATGCTGCTTTATCCCCT atatgcatCCGTGAGAGCAATTGAGAGCCCTTCAACACTAGATGATCAGCAGTGGTTGACATACTGGGTCCTGTACTCTTTCATGACGTTGTTCGAGCTTTCTTGCTGGAAGATACTTGAATG GATTCCGATATGGCCATATACGAAGCTGTTATTTTGTTTGTGGCTGGTGCTGCCAGTTTTCAATGGTGCAGCTTATATATATGAGAATTTTGTGAGGAAGTATGTGAATATCGGGAGTGTCATCTCAAATTATCCCGAGGGACAGAGGAAGGTTCTACTGATGATGAGTCCTGATGCAAGAAAGTCTGTTGAAAGTTACATCGAGAAATACGGGCCAGAAGCCTTTGAGAGAGTAATCAAAGCG GCTGAGAAAGAAGCAAGGAAACACTGA